The following nucleotide sequence is from Alteromonas sp. V450.
TTGAGTAATAGCGTGCGTGTTATGTTTGGCCGTATTAACAATGAGTTTGGCTACGTGTCTTCGGTTGAAGCTAAAATTCGCGAAAATGAGCTAGCGCAAGGACAGGTAACCGACTTACTTGCCCAGCTTGAGTGTTTCCGCTTCGATGAGTTAAGTGAACTGGCAGGTTCTAACCGTGAACTTCGTCACTTGCTGGTAGTGTCCCTGCAGCAGCGCTTTGCCAAGGCCGCACAGGAGTTATCAGTAGTACAGGCACGCTTATTAGACTTGTTGGGTCGGTTTAGAGAGTTCCAAGGTCGAACACGCTTACTCAAAGGCTTCTTGCTACACATGGAGCAGCAGCCTGATTTTGCGCCAGGCAACTACGCTAACCTGACTAACGTACCTGTTCTGTTTAATCAATCGGACGCGATTATTGCCAATGCAGCGCCTGATGTTAACAACGTTGAGCATGAAGCCGATTATCAGAATATTGTGGCGTCGTTAACCCACGTACACAAACGTCAGACTAAGCACGAAGACACGAAACCGGTCGACATTGATGTGACTGAGCAATCGACCCTGTCGCTTGAGAAAGATCCATTGCAGCAAGCGGTAGAAGCGTATTTCTGTGAAGTTATCGATTCCGGTCAGCCTAAAACGGCGCTGGATTACTTTGAAGAACACGCCTTAGACTTTGACCCTGAAGTGTGGATTTATCAGGTGATCGGGGGGTATCAAGCCTTGAACGATGAAGATAAGCAGTTTTTTGCATTAGAATCCCATGGTAATAACGATAAAGTCTATACGGGTAATTTCTATATAAACGATATCACCTTGGGCTTGCGTTAACGGGTCTTTTTAATTTTTACTATAAGCTACAAATTGGGTCTGGCCCACGTGTACAAAGGTGTGCCAGACTTTTATCCTACTTTAGCGGTTTAAACTCATCCCTCTTTTCTACCTATTAATCACTGGTATTCTAATCAATTTTTTGCCATTTTTTGCGATATGTGACACTTGGAACCTGTTGAAAAAGACCTATAATGCAATAGGTGTTTACACTTATTTAACATTGTGAACTAAAAGCTTCATCGCTGCGTAATGTTACCGTCAATTCTGCGGTCTACATTGTTGGTCCTGTTAAGCCTTGGAACCAAAGTAAAGGTTTACAGGTCCTATTGCAGTTAATCAGCGGCTAAAGTGTTTTCGATGTTTAATAGCGCAATGTAGACACAGAAGATTATCGCTACTGCTAGGATGCAGAGCATGTTGTGGTACTGCCGCGTACAGTACGAAGAGGAAAAGTGTTATGCAATTATCAGAACAACAAAGTTTTAACCAAGCCCTTATCAAGCTTTCAGTTTTACTTTATCAAGTCGACGGAATGGTTACGCTGTCTGAACAAGACTACCTGAATACAATGGTTGAGTCGCTGGACTGGCAAAGTCCGATTTGCCGTGAAGCTTTTCTAAACGATACTATTTATCAAACCCGAAAGGCCATTGACACCGGCGATGCTATTAGTTTCTTACGTAGCTTAAAGCACGATCTGTCGTTCGATGCCGAGAAAACGTTAGAGGTTGCAATGGCGATAACGGGTGTTGATGGCGAGCGAAGCGAGGAAGAAACCGAGCTTCTATCATTACTTACCCATAAATTACTCGCCAAGGCATTAGTTTCGGGCAAAGATACACTGCAATAATTGCTTCTAATTTCCATAAGCCTACACGTTACCCATGCCAAGTATTACTTATAAAGCAGCATATGCATGTGCTGCTTCCCTCGCGCTGTTCTGGCTAAGTGGTTGTCATTCGTCGCACAGTCCGCAGTTCAGCGCCAGTGCACAGGCTTTTCCTGTGGGAGTACAGCCTTTCGATAATTACTTAGGTGACGTTGAAAGTTACCTGCAGGAACATAGAACGTTTATTTCAAACAAAAAAGCCAAAGAATTATTCATGAATATGCCGTTTGAATGCGGCACGCAATTCCGCGATATTGGCGTTTTGCTAGTTCATGGGTTAGGCGACTCACCTTACTTTTTTCGAGATATTGCCAACGCCATGTGCAATGAAGGTATTCACGTAAGAACCATCTTGTTGCCGGGCCACGGCTCAAAACCCGGAGACATGCTAAACGTTACTTATCAGCAGTGGCAGACAGAAACGAATCATCACATACGGCTATTTTCCAAAGAAGTAGACAATCTCTACATTGGTGGCTTTTCTACGGGCGCTAATTTGACCACAATAGCAAGCTTTTCAATGACTGAAGAACTCGATATTAAAGGGCTCATGCATTTTTCACCAGCCTTTAAATCACGCTTCTTTGTGTCCCGTTTAGCGCCCTATATCGATTCATTATTTCCTTGGCCTAATGTCGAAGAAGAAGATAACCCAAGCCGCTATAACTCCACCGCAATGCCTGGCTTCGCTGCTTATCAGGAAAGCGTAAATGTGCTTCAAGATTTGTTTACGCGCTCTGATAAAGAAGAGCGAACGTTGAATCTACCTGTACTCATGGTGGTGGCAGAAAAAGACAGCGTGGTAGATACCGCCATAATCGCTGAGCAATTTAGAGACAATTTTACTCATCCACACAAGTGTTTATTATGGCAGGGTGAGAAAGCCCCTGAGGTGCCTGAGAATACGCTCATCATGCAAACCATGAATGTCCCCGAACAGCGAATTAGTGCTGCGTCACACATGAGTACACTTTTTTCTGACGAGAACCCACTATATGGCATAGAGAGTGACTTTCGCATATGTGATAACGGCCAGGGTAGTGACGCTGAAGCGCGCTGCAAAGCGGGCGAGGAAGTGTGGTACGGGCCGTGGGGATTTAAGCCCGACAACGCTGATGAAGCGTTAGCAAGTAATAAGCAAGACCGAGTGTATGCTAGGCTAACCTACAACCCATACTTTGATAGGATGGTCGATCAACTTCTCGCTTTTACCGGCAAGGCGAAAGTCAAAGCGTTCTGTAAAACCTATTAGGGCAATTATCTATGCGGATTGATATTATAATGTAGTCCATTTAGAAGCGCTAACCACAGCCGTATTCTAATAAAAACGCCCAAGCTTTAACGCGAGACGTAACACCTATTGTTGTTACAATACACCTAGCTTGGGCGTCTCAAAGATTTCTCTCACTGAATTAAGCAGCATCATAAAAAAACGATTAGATGCCGCTTAAAAAGGCATGGCACCTACCGAAGAGGGACTGCCTTACAATTGCTGTGCATTGGCTTCTTCCATTTCCCTTTCAAGCTTAGTGCTTTCATCGGCACGAGGCTTGGTAAAGCGAGCAAGTGCGAGATACAACACTGGAGTCAGGTAAAGGGTGAATACAACAGCGATACCTAAACCACCAAAAACAACCCAACCAATAGCATTGCGAGCTTCGGCACCAGCGCCTGTGGAAAGGATTAATGGTAGACCGCCCAGTATTGTTGAAACCAGCGTCATCATAATAGGGCGTAAACGCACTTTACCAGCTTCAACAATGGCGTCATAAATCTCGTAGCCTTTATCGCGAAGTTGATCGGCAAATTCAATGAGTAATATGGCATTCTTAGCAAGAAGACCAATTAACATGACAAGTCCAATTTGCGAGTAAACATTAATGCTCGTGCCGGTTAAAAAGAGTGCATACACAGCAGCAGCAATACCAAACGGAACGGTAAGCATAACCACAACCGCACTATTCACACTTTCAAATTGTGCAGCTAATACCAGTAGGACGATAACAAACGCTAAGATGTAGGTGAGAGCAACTTGCTTTGACGTTTCTTCAAAAGTCTGAGCTTCACCTAAGAATACCAACCCAATGCCATCAGGCAGAGTCTCGAGTGCTAAAGTCCGAATTTCTTCCACCACATCGCTAAGCGCCACATCTTCAGGCAATTCCATTTCTACCTTAATGGCACGCCGCTGCGCTTGGCGCTCTAGTTCGGCAGCAACGCCTTCCTCACTAATAAAGGCTACACTTGATAGAGGCACTAGGTTTCCATCGGTGCTTTTTACGAAAAGACTGGTAAGGTCAGACGGGTCTAAAGTGCTACGATTATTGGTTTGTAGCATAATTGGAATCGCTTGATCGCCCACGTTTAAGTCGGCGATATCATCACCATTAACCGCAGCGCGAAGCGTGCTGGCAATATCAGTTAGCGGTACGCCTAATTCTTCAGCACGGCGACGGTCAATGTTTACACGCATTTGTGGTTGAGTTGGATCGTAGCTAATTCTCGGTCTACCGAGTTCGGGTAAGTTTTCCTCTAGTTGGCGAGAAAAATTCTGTGCTGCTAGAAAGATATTCTCATAGGTGTCGCCAGTGAGAGCAATTTCTAAGCCGCCACCTTGGCCTCGCAAGTTAAGACTGTTGCCGCCAAAAGCATTGCCGGGCGCGCCAGGTATTTGCTGTAATTTAGGGCGGATTTCGTTTACTACATCTTGCAGTGACTTATCTCGTTCATCCCAGTGTTTTAGTGGGGCAGTGATAAATACGATATTTGGGTCCCACGAGCCTACGACGGTATAAATCGAATCAATCGTGCCGTTCTCTACATAAGGAAGCAGTAGCTCTTCCATTTTTTCTGCTTGCCTATCCATAAAATTAAGACCAGCGCCGTCAGGGCCGCGGGCGAAGATGCGTATTGTGCCTCTGTCTTCACTTGGCAAAAGCTCATTATCGATATTTTGCGACAAAATATAAGCGCCACCGCCTGCTGCTAAACTTAACACTCCCACTATCCAGCCGTGTTTTAGTGCCTTTAATAATGACGCTTGATACACCCGTAAGCAGGCGTTACCAAATCGGCCAAAGGTCTTGCTAAACAATCCATTTTCTTTTGTCTTTTTTACTTTAAGACGAGCGGTGAGCGCGGGAACTAGCGAAAGCGCAACAAAAGAAGAGATAACCACTGCGCCAGCTAATACGCCGCCGAACTCCCTAAATAAACGACCAGCGGTCGACGGGAGGAAAGCGATAGGAATAAATACAGATGCGAGCACTGCTGTTGTTGCTACGACAGCAAAAAAAACTTCCCGAGTGCCGATTACAGCAGCGGCGCGAGCACCTAAACCCATGCTTCTGCGACGTTGGATGTTTTCAGAAACAACGATTGCGTCGTCGACGATCATACCCGTAGCCAACACGAGAGCAAGCAGGGTAAGAATGTTGATTGAAAACCCCATACCCCAAATAATCGCTAGCGCGCCGGCGAGTGAAACGGGAATGGAAAGTGCAGGGACGATGGTAGCGCGCCACGAACCAATAAATACTAATAACGTGACGACAACCAGAGCAATAGTTAGGCTTAGCGATATGACAACTTCTTTCACTGAATCACGAATGAACTCTGCATCGTCTGCAGTCACGACAATATTCATGTCAGTGAACCGTTTATCAAGGTCGCTAACCATTTCCAACACTTCATCAGAAATTTCAATGGTGTTAGAACTCGCTTGACGGATTACGCCGACTCCGATTACTGGCGTTCCGTCTAGGCGCACAACGCTTGACGTATCGGCAGGTCCAAAATAAACACTTGCCACGTCGTTTATTCTGATATCTCCGGTCACAACAATACTGCCGACATCTTCAGCTGAGACCGAAGTTGCGTCAGCGCGTACGATCAACGCTTGGTCTGCTGATTGAATACTACCGGCAGGAACATCGAAAGGGGCGAGTGCCAATGCATTAGCCACGTCACTCATTGACAAACCAAAGCTAGTGAGACGAAGCGGATCAACAGAAACACGTAAAACGCGCGCTCTGTCGCCGTTAAGTGTAACGTCTGCAACCCCAGGAATACTTAAAAAGAGAGGCGCTACGTCAGTATCGACCCTTTCAGTCAGCGTTTCCATATCGAGGGTGTCACTGGATATAGCAAGACTTACTACTGCTTGAGCATCGCTGTCGGCACGTATAATAGCGACTTGCTCAACGTCTTCTGGAAGTTGACGCTGCACGCGGCTTACTGATTCCCTTACTTCATTAGCGGCGTCTTCTAAATTTACGCCAGGTCGAAATTCGACGCGCACTCTTGCTGAGTTTTCCTCACTTTGCGCGTAAATATTCTTAACACCGCTTACTCGCGCTACCGCACCTTCTAAACGTCCAGTCACTTCCGCATCAACAGTTTCAGGTGAAGCACCGGGAAATTGCGCAGTAACGGTAACACGTGGAGTATCGACATCGGGAAGTTCGCGTACTTCTAAGCCACTTAACGCTGCAAAGCCCGCAATCGCAATAAGAAGGTTAAGTACCACGATTAAAACAGGACGTCTTATCGCGACAGAGGGTAAGTCATTGGTCGGTGTTGAAAGCTGTTGTTCACTCACCCGCTGGTCCTCCAGCCAATTCAGTTGTTATAGCTTGTCCATTGCGTAGGCGTTGTACACCCTCTGCAATTAGCGAGTCGCCTTCGTTTAGATCACCTGAAACAAGAATTATGCCTCTTAACCGCTGGTGAACGCTAACATCAACCTTTTTCGCTTTTCCATTCTCGGCAAGCCAAATATAAGCTCCTGTTGCTCCCCACAACAGCGCCGCTTCAGGAATAGCTGCGTAGCGGTCACCTTCAATGCTCAACGCAACTCGAAAACTCATGCCGGGTCGAAATTTATCTGCGGAGTTGTCTAAAAGAGCGCGAGCGCGTAATGTACGATCCGTCTCATTAATGCGAGAATCGATTTGCGCTATTTCGGCACTCACAGATGTACCTTTGTCACTCCATGGCTCCAAAGTTACGCTGGGCGCGTTTAGCAGTACCGGGAGTGCTGATTCAGGAGCCTTAAAGTTGACAAAAAGCTTATTTCGCTTGTCGAGTGTTGTGATGATGGTTTGCTCATTTATTCGATCGCCTACCTCTACGTCCGTAATTCCTACAACGCCGTCAAAGGGGGCGACAATATGTCTGTCTTCGTAGTCTGCCTGCGCTTCTTCTAACGCTACCTCAGCAAGATCTCTTTGTGTTTTTGCAAGGTCCAGCTCGCTGACGGGGACTGCGCCTTGTTGATAGCTTGACGTTAGACGTTCTACGGTGCGTTGTGCATCTTCTAGTGTCAGCTTAGCTCTTTTCAGTGCAGTTTTTTGACGTCTGTCGTCTAAACGTAGCAACACTTTACCTTTTTCAACGTATTGACCAGGCGTGAAATTTATTTCAACTACTTCATCTGCAACCGGAGAGAATAAAACAATTGAGCGAAGTGCTTCTGCACTGCCAACCGCCTCGACTTTTCGCGTTTCATTTATGAATTCAATAGGCTTGGTAACCACAAGCTTTGCTTGCCTGTCGCCCATAAATTGCGCATTGACATGTGTGGTGACCAATAAAAATACGAACAGCCATGTTCGTGAAACCGGTACACTAAAAAAAGACTTTTTCATTTTTAACCCGCAGCGTAATTAGGCTTTTGACCGATGTTGTCCAATTCCTTTATCGCTTAGCATTAACAGCGAACGCTTTTTATACAGCGAAAAACGGTAAGCGACGTCTATAAAAAACAGTATTTGAAGAGACAAATCGCTATACGGATTGAAAATTGTACAAACAGTGTCTAGGGAGCCTTTAATTTTTGTTTTACCAAAGCGTTCATAAAACGCTCAATTGGTTGACCTTTATTTTGTACCGTATAGCAACACAGGCAGTTCAGCTAAGCAATTGCAGTTCAGCGTATTCCCTGTACAAGGTATCGCTTTTCATCAAAGATGCATGATCGCCAACAGCGACAACCCGACCTTTATCCATTACCAGTATTCGATCTGCATGTTGAACTGTCGCAAGTCGATGGGCGATCACGATACTTGTTTTACCAATCATCAGTCGGTCTATGGCTTGTTGAACCATTCGCTCACTCATAGCATCGAGTGCACTAGTGGCTTCATCAAGGAGCAAGATAGGGCGGTCAGCAAGAATGGCGCGAGCGATGGCAATGCGCTGCCGTTGTCCCCCGGATAATTTTACGCCGCGTTCCCCCAATTGCGTTTTATAGCGATCATCTAAGCTGTCTATAAACTCATGAGCAAACGCTTGTTTTGCAGCTAAAATAACATCGTCATCTGAAGCAGATGGATTTCCATAGCGAATGTTTTCGAGTACGGTGTCTGCAAACACAACAGGCTCTTGTGTGACAACCGCAATCTGTCTGCGGAGGTCTTTAACGGGCAATTCATGTATTGGTTGACCGTTAACTGCGATATAACCCGAATCAGGATCGTAAAAACGCATTAATAGCTGAAAAAGTGTCGTTTTACCGGCACCACTTGCTCCAACTAATGCAAGTCGTTCACCCGGGCTAACTTGAATGGTCAATTCGTTAAATAATTGCTTTGAGCCCGGGTAAGCAAAGTTTACATTGTGAACGAGGATAGAGGGAGCAGAAGTCACGCTGACATTTTGATGATTGGTGCGACCAGTGCTGAGATCACTGCTACCCGAAGACACAATTGCTGGGATAGTTTGATAGAGCTCGTAGAGGCGCTCACTTGCGCCAACGCCTCGCTGTACTTCACCAATCACTTCACTGATGGTAGCAATGCTGCCGCCTGCCATTACCGCATAAAACAAAAATGCAGAGAGCTCGCCAACAGAAATTGCCCCATCTAACACCTGGCGGGCGCCTACCCACGCGATAAAAATAATGGCAGTCATACTGATGCACATAATGCAACCAATTAGCAATGAACGATAGTGAATACGCTTTTTAGCGGTATCCATAGCGAGCTCGACCTTCTTTGCAAAGTGCTGTCGTTCAGTATGCTCAGCAGTGTACGCTTGTACAGTCATGATTTCATGAAGGCTTTCGTCTATTCGTGCTCCTAAGTCTGCTACTTTGTCCTGACTTTCTTTTGCGTATCGACGTACTTGAGGCGCCAATACTTTTATTGGCACCAGTACAGCGGGGACTGCAACGATCACGCAAAAAGTGAGGAGAGGACTGGAAATGGCCATTAGTACAAGCGCCCCAGAGAAGGTGACAAGCGAACGTAGTGTCATCGAAAGGCTCATGCCTACAACCGTTTGAATAATAGTGGTATCACTTGTAAAACGGGAAATCACCTCTCCAGTTCTTAGCTCTGCAAAAAAAGAAGGGGGAAGTGAAAGTAAGTGCGAATATACTTGGTTTCTTATGTCGGCACTCACGCGCTCACCTAACCATGTCATCAAGTAAAAGCGAGCGTACGTTGCTATACATGCCACAATCGTAATGGCTAATACGATTACTGTTGCTTTATTTAATGTATCAGAGGCATTTTCTACAAAACCATTATCAATCGCATATTTAATACCTTGCCCAAGTAATAGCCATGCAATTGCTGCTGTGAATAGGGCAATAACTGCACCAATTACCTGTGCTTTATACTTAATTAGGTGTGAACCGACCCAACTCAACACTTGTTTGGTTG
It contains:
- a CDS encoding phosphoenolpyruvate carboxylase, giving the protein MSQVLIQAGTKLLNALGRHSDLIMQAYINGSVKERDHSPKVLEQLVQLGVLWRPEAQSELRLKSAVRTLLEGSLQDERNRTINANIGASLASLKTLTEHYKEALHYNKYNEAAAHMGDLTEHVYQLSESLSNSVRVMFGRINNEFGYVSSVEAKIRENELAQGQVTDLLAQLECFRFDELSELAGSNRELRHLLVVSLQQRFAKAAQELSVVQARLLDLLGRFREFQGRTRLLKGFLLHMEQQPDFAPGNYANLTNVPVLFNQSDAIIANAAPDVNNVEHEADYQNIVASLTHVHKRQTKHEDTKPVDIDVTEQSTLSLEKDPLQQAVEAYFCEVIDSGQPKTALDYFEEHALDFDPEVWIYQVIGGYQALNDEDKQFFALESHGNNDKVYTGNFYINDITLGLR
- a CDS encoding TerB family tellurite resistance protein; translation: MQLSEQQSFNQALIKLSVLLYQVDGMVTLSEQDYLNTMVESLDWQSPICREAFLNDTIYQTRKAIDTGDAISFLRSLKHDLSFDAEKTLEVAMAITGVDGERSEEETELLSLLTHKLLAKALVSGKDTLQ
- a CDS encoding carboxylesterase, translated to MPSITYKAAYACAASLALFWLSGCHSSHSPQFSASAQAFPVGVQPFDNYLGDVESYLQEHRTFISNKKAKELFMNMPFECGTQFRDIGVLLVHGLGDSPYFFRDIANAMCNEGIHVRTILLPGHGSKPGDMLNVTYQQWQTETNHHIRLFSKEVDNLYIGGFSTGANLTTIASFSMTEELDIKGLMHFSPAFKSRFFVSRLAPYIDSLFPWPNVEEEDNPSRYNSTAMPGFAAYQESVNVLQDLFTRSDKEERTLNLPVLMVVAEKDSVVDTAIIAEQFRDNFTHPHKCLLWQGEKAPEVPENTLIMQTMNVPEQRISAASHMSTLFSDENPLYGIESDFRICDNGQGSDAEARCKAGEEVWYGPWGFKPDNADEALASNKQDRVYARLTYNPYFDRMVDQLLAFTGKAKVKAFCKTY
- a CDS encoding efflux RND transporter permease subunit; the encoded protein is MSEQQLSTPTNDLPSVAIRRPVLIVVLNLLIAIAGFAALSGLEVRELPDVDTPRVTVTAQFPGASPETVDAEVTGRLEGAVARVSGVKNIYAQSEENSARVRVEFRPGVNLEDAANEVRESVSRVQRQLPEDVEQVAIIRADSDAQAVVSLAISSDTLDMETLTERVDTDVAPLFLSIPGVADVTLNGDRARVLRVSVDPLRLTSFGLSMSDVANALALAPFDVPAGSIQSADQALIVRADATSVSAEDVGSIVVTGDIRINDVASVYFGPADTSSVVRLDGTPVIGVGVIRQASSNTIEISDEVLEMVSDLDKRFTDMNIVVTADDAEFIRDSVKEVVISLSLTIALVVVTLLVFIGSWRATIVPALSIPVSLAGALAIIWGMGFSINILTLLALVLATGMIVDDAIVVSENIQRRRSMGLGARAAAVIGTREVFFAVVATTAVLASVFIPIAFLPSTAGRLFREFGGVLAGAVVISSFVALSLVPALTARLKVKKTKENGLFSKTFGRFGNACLRVYQASLLKALKHGWIVGVLSLAAGGGAYILSQNIDNELLPSEDRGTIRIFARGPDGAGLNFMDRQAEKMEELLLPYVENGTIDSIYTVVGSWDPNIVFITAPLKHWDERDKSLQDVVNEIRPKLQQIPGAPGNAFGGNSLNLRGQGGGLEIALTGDTYENIFLAAQNFSRQLEENLPELGRPRISYDPTQPQMRVNIDRRRAEELGVPLTDIASTLRAAVNGDDIADLNVGDQAIPIMLQTNNRSTLDPSDLTSLFVKSTDGNLVPLSSVAFISEEGVAAELERQAQRRAIKVEMELPEDVALSDVVEEIRTLALETLPDGIGLVFLGEAQTFEETSKQVALTYILAFVIVLLVLAAQFESVNSAVVVMLTVPFGIAAAVYALFLTGTSINVYSQIGLVMLIGLLAKNAILLIEFADQLRDKGYEIYDAIVEAGKVRLRPIMMTLVSTILGGLPLILSTGAGAEARNAIGWVVFGGLGIAVVFTLYLTPVLYLALARFTKPRADESTKLEREMEEANAQQL
- a CDS encoding efflux RND transporter periplasmic adaptor subunit, whose translation is MKKSFFSVPVSRTWLFVFLLVTTHVNAQFMGDRQAKLVVTKPIEFINETRKVEAVGSAEALRSIVLFSPVADEVVEINFTPGQYVEKGKVLLRLDDRRQKTALKRAKLTLEDAQRTVERLTSSYQQGAVPVSELDLAKTQRDLAEVALEEAQADYEDRHIVAPFDGVVGITDVEVGDRINEQTIITTLDKRNKLFVNFKAPESALPVLLNAPSVTLEPWSDKGTSVSAEIAQIDSRINETDRTLRARALLDNSADKFRPGMSFRVALSIEGDRYAAIPEAALLWGATGAYIWLAENGKAKKVDVSVHQRLRGIILVSGDLNEGDSLIAEGVQRLRNGQAITTELAGGPAGE
- a CDS encoding ABC transporter transmembrane domain-containing protein, coding for MTTPLAKVSTKQVLSWVGSHLIKYKAQVIGAVIALFTAAIAWLLLGQGIKYAIDNGFVENASDTLNKATVIVLAITIVACIATYARFYLMTWLGERVSADIRNQVYSHLLSLPPSFFAELRTGEVISRFTSDTTIIQTVVGMSLSMTLRSLVTFSGALVLMAISSPLLTFCVIVAVPAVLVPIKVLAPQVRRYAKESQDKVADLGARIDESLHEIMTVQAYTAEHTERQHFAKKVELAMDTAKKRIHYRSLLIGCIMCISMTAIIFIAWVGARQVLDGAISVGELSAFLFYAVMAGGSIATISEVIGEVQRGVGASERLYELYQTIPAIVSSGSSDLSTGRTNHQNVSVTSAPSILVHNVNFAYPGSKQLFNELTIQVSPGERLALVGASGAGKTTLFQLLMRFYDPDSGYIAVNGQPIHELPVKDLRRQIAVVTQEPVVFADTVLENIRYGNPSASDDDVILAAKQAFAHEFIDSLDDRYKTQLGERGVKLSGGQRQRIAIARAILADRPILLLDEATSALDAMSERMVQQAIDRLMIGKTSIVIAHRLATVQHADRILVMDKGRVVAVGDHASLMKSDTLYREYAELQLLS